A portion of the Deltaproteobacteria bacterium genome contains these proteins:
- a CDS encoding aminotransferase class III-fold pyridoxal phosphate-dependent enzyme yields the protein MRNFTESQALFERAEKVIPGGIPGHQSPRLLVWEQSPYFIEKAEGCRFKDVDGHEYIDYMCAYGPMIMGYNHPKIEEAVRNQKEKGDCFNLPSSLWVDLAESLVDLITSADWALFGKNGSDAVNCACLVARAHTGRKKIIMAAGTYHGIGLWCTPNPTGTTEEDRTNVLTFPFNDLNTLKELVQANQDELAGIIVTPFKHEFAHDLEMPTQAFLEGLKGICKADGPLLIMDDVRVGFRLHMGGSAEYFGLKPHLTCFSKALGNGYPISACVGAKELMEAASLIFFTGSFFTSAAPMAAALATLDEMVRTKALDHIFHIGEMLKQGMLDQAKSLGLEINYTGPVTIPFMTFKDDPSFEKNKTFCATAYQEGVFFHPFHNWFISAAHKEEDIEKTLLVTQKAFEAVKEKIR from the coding sequence ATGCGGAACTTCACCGAGTCACAAGCCCTTTTTGAGCGGGCGGAAAAGGTAATTCCCGGCGGTATTCCCGGTCATCAAAGCCCCAGACTTCTAGTCTGGGAGCAAAGCCCGTATTTTATCGAAAAGGCTGAGGGGTGCCGGTTTAAGGATGTAGACGGTCACGAGTATATTGACTACATGTGTGCCTATGGACCGATGATCATGGGATACAACCACCCCAAGATTGAGGAAGCCGTCCGGAATCAAAAGGAAAAAGGAGACTGTTTCAACCTTCCCTCCTCTTTATGGGTTGATCTGGCCGAGTCTCTGGTGGACCTGATCACTTCAGCCGATTGGGCGCTTTTTGGTAAAAACGGCTCGGATGCAGTCAACTGCGCCTGTCTGGTAGCCCGGGCTCACACAGGCAGGAAGAAAATCATCATGGCCGCGGGGACTTACCATGGCATCGGCCTCTGGTGCACACCCAATCCCACCGGGACAACCGAAGAAGACAGGACCAATGTTTTGACCTTTCCATTCAATGACCTCAATACTCTGAAAGAACTCGTTCAGGCCAACCAGGATGAGCTAGCCGGGATCATCGTCACGCCCTTTAAACATGAATTTGCCCACGACCTCGAAATGCCCACCCAGGCTTTTCTTGAAGGGCTTAAAGGAATCTGCAAGGCCGACGGCCCGCTGCTCATTATGGATGACGTTCGCGTAGGCTTCAGGCTTCACATGGGCGGGTCGGCCGAGTATTTTGGCTTAAAGCCTCATCTGACCTGCTTTTCCAAGGCCCTGGGAAACGGGTATCCGATCTCCGCGTGCGTTGGCGCCAAGGAGCTCATGGAAGCGGCAAGTCTGATCTTCTTTACAGGCTCCTTTTTCACGAGCGCCGCGCCCATGGCCGCGGCCCTGGCCACCCTTGATGAAATGGTGCGCACCAAGGCCCTGGATCATATTTTTCACATAGGCGAGATGCTCAAGCAAGGCATGCTGGACCAGGCCAAATCTCTGGGGCTGGAAATTAATTACACCGGGCCGGTTACCATACCATTCATGACCTTCAAAGACGATCCCTCGTTTGAAAAGAACAAAACCTTCTGCGCCACCGCCTATCAGGAAGGGGTTTTCTTTCATCCTTTTCACAACTGGTTCATTTCCGCAGCCCACAAGGAGGAGGATATCGAAAAGACCCTGCTAGTCACCCAGAAGGCCTTTGAGGCGGTTAAGGAGAAAATCCGGTAA